In Nymphalis io chromosome 13, ilAglIoxx1.1, whole genome shotgun sequence, the genomic stretch atgtcctgctcagttggctaatctctcttgagattcgcCACCGTAGCctaaattggtctggaggacattattattattgagttaCTCAATAACTATGAATCCCAACTAACGCTATAATCTCATTCAACTGGCATCGCCTAAAGCTCTCCgaaaattcttatataatttaattaaaatcataaaacccGTATTATCATCATATCAAAGCGAAGGAAATCACGACACAGCAACTCGTATTAAATAAAGTCAGAGAAGttcaataaaagttagcttAACTTATTgttcgtaaaataaatacacaacttGAAGATTCGACGAATTGTTAAGTAAACTTAAGAACTTTTGTAAAGTAATTAAGGGGAAAGTAATTTTGGAGTTTACACCTCGTGCTATTGTTGGCACAGTACTTCGATGGTAGTTAACATTTTTGCACAAAAAAACGAGACGAAATTAATGCTGATTAAATAGCCGAAATGGTGAGAATTTTTTTCTGAGTACCAAAATTGTCCAGTAGATTGAACACGTGATCCACACGAATCTTAGATAATCACCCGTTCGTGTTTTGATATCGTGCTCGAAGAAAAATATCTTGATGAAAACTTGAAACTCTTCATAAATGAGGCAACTTCACGGAAGACGCtccaaaccttttttttaaaaaaaagtggtcTTTCCCagtagttatatatttacaagttgttactttacttctttttaatatttgtttcatcGATTAATGTTCGTACACGTAATTTTCAAAAGTCAATAGAATATAAAGTAAGCATCGTTCAGAATAGAATTTTTAGAGGAAAATTGGCACGTCATTCGGTAGTAATCTCATGTACCTAGGTCAATTTGgataaatatcaaattcaaattctTCTCATATTAAACCATAATAGGTCTTGAATCTTGGCGAGAGTGTAACCTTCCATAAAACTTTGATCTATGATAGaagagtaaaataataataataatcaaagtcAGGCCGACCTTTCTCgctacatttaatatttatatataaaaggatcTTTCACCAGCGTACCGAATatcttttatagatatttttcttacaaatattattattgaatgtacATGTTTCTAAAGGATAAAATCATATACCGATAACTAAATAACGTAAAgagtattatttttcataatatgaaCATGTAGCAATGTCtggataaaatattgttataaaatgatCAAATAGTACTTGTATTGTTCTAATCACATCAATGGGTATGTTTTCGTTTATTACTAAAAGactaaaataagttaaaaaaaaaacactgttttattttttattaaaaacagatataaattacacaattcaatttcttttataataaagatgCAGCAATATTTAAGTGTTtgaggaattattaatatttctatttccgTTTCAGTTTTAAATTGTGGATATGCCTAAGGACTCAAGATTGAACCTGTATCTTTTACATCGCTATACAGACCGAGATAATGAGATTTTAATCAttacattcgaaatttaaattaaccttttaattaatttacaagacGTAAGGTTTTCTAGTTGCAACGTACTCCTTGACGCCGGGTAAATTTCTAATCTTTTGAATGAGCGCTACGGCGTGTGGGTATTTGCGTTCGATTTCCTCTCCTAGGAATAGATTTGTTGATTCTACGATGCCAACGAAGATGAAGTCAGCCCAGCTCagctgtaaaagaaaaaaaatactgaattttGTTTTccattcataattaaaatggaAGTATACGAGTAATTGATGCAGATATAACCTTATGCAATGTAACACATTCAACGATAAGTCACTGTGTTTTAACAACACACACAACAAGAAAAAACGACATTTCTATTTTATCGTATATTCTTCAGGTTGTACAAAACAAACCCACATTCATTGAGTAATTTAACAAGAAGAATTGGATTGAACAAGATTAGATAAAGTTGATCCCATAGAATGTTTTTAAAGGATGACGAATTAACACAACGCGTTGAGTATttacttttctatttttttcatttaaaaagccgagatggctcattggtaagaacgcttgaattttgaacgacgatcgtgggttcaaacccgggcaagcaccactgaattttcatgtccttaatttgtgattttaatttatctcgtgcttaacggtaaaacatcgtgaggaaacctgcatgtatctaatttcactgaaatgctgccacatgtgtattccactaacccgcactgGAGGAGCGCGGTGGAGtgggctccaaaccttcttaaaataaaagggagacgaggcctttagcccaccagtgggacattcacaggttacggattttttttcattgaatattTACTAGCTGTTCATTTCCTGGCAGCATTACAAATGATTTAAGGATTACTTTCATTGAGTGATCAATGAAAGAAACCTTGAATACTACGTACGCTATATCTACGATTACTCGTTACTCCAAAGTCAACTTAAAGTAAATATGACATGACTAAATAATATACGAATTCACTACAAACTTTGTTATCAGTgacgatgtatatatatagcttgTTATCACCCAGCGACCAATCTCTTATTTTATCCaggattaattatttaaatacttctgCTTATCCTTCccgagatataaaaatattaaaaacaaaaatgtatttatacgcTTTAATTGGAACCAGTTTACATAGACCGGATGTTGGTTCTCgttgtatgttaataaaattcgCTCCGTGATTTAAACTGTAAAGTCGTGCAAATAGAGATGACAATATATGTGTCCGTTTGACTTAACAACAgcttttagattatttttgtttgttaagaaaattattttaatggaatACAATAATGCCATTACGGTTATTAAATGTTGGGATTATCGTTTTATCTTTATTGTACTTGCTTTGTACTTACTTTGTAGTGTACTTGGCTTGTGTCGTTAGATAGAAAGAGTGAAatgactaataatataatatgaatcatTTCACTCTTTCAATCTATGTAACATTTTATGATTCCTCAATCATACATACATTAGACTTAGACTCTACCTTTCCTCCGAAGAAACCATTGTTGTTCTTCAAATCTTTTTCGAATCTTGAAAAGAAATAATCAATAGTTTCTGTTAGGATTTCTTTCTTTATCGCTTGTTTTTTAGCGACATCTTGTTCCTTGATATAGGCTATCACACCTGCAAATATGAATAATCACTTCGTTATGAATACTTCTATAAAAGTGCTGCCGAGTTCCATTCGCCAGTTTTTCTCAGAACCGAGTTTCTTTTCGAATCGGtgatagatttttttacaataaataagttattataacgCTCCTGTGCTTAAGAAAGATATTTGACTTTAActtttgaaaatacaaatattttactttcataGAATATGAATATTAACACAAGATTTTTCAAGTTTCAACAAGTTTCTTCATCGAAAAAAATTATGTCTGTAACTAAATTTTCTGCAATATCAAATTAAAGGCATATACAAACCGTATTACATTAAATGGATATATTGTGTAATATGAGTTCaagaaaagttaataatattatatcatttaaatgtaaagctacccgTTCGACAtaaagattctaccgagaaaaaccggcatgaaactgtttttattttatttagtcaaCATTTTTTGATACATATTCTAGTATTTTTTTGCTCGAAACAAAATTTAGTAAAGTATTCGAATACACGTCGATcggatatattttatgtacaattcGTTGATAatccaaaataataaataggtttTTACTTACGCTGCCAGAAGTCGTAGATATTGAATACAACAGAATCCAAGACAGCTTGTTCCCAGGGATCGCTTGGTAAGAGATTATTGGTGTTTGCAAGATAACGAGCGATGGCAAGTGATTGGTTCAGGGTACGATCACCTTCTTCATAAAGAGGCAATTGACCGTATGGAAGTGCTAGAAATAAGacacgtataatataataatcggttaaaaattattgtaagtaatgtAACTTAGGTAGCCGAGTGGTAATAACACGTAAAGCTTAACCGAAAATTTCGATGTAGTGAGTATTTATGTACGTAATTTGTCTTTCTAATTTGATCTTGTATTCAGTGGTAGAGGAGTAAGGTATATTTCCAATATTTCTATGTGAAGTAGTagttgaagagtgagtgagataGTATTATTATAGGCTCGAAATAGAACTTCTTGAATACCACCATTGACGATGcaagcaatttatatttattgcagtGCCAGTGTCGATGGAAGAAGGTGAGTAAAATGTGACTCATTTGATCTTATctgctttatattaatatctagAAAAAACCCGCGGCTTCATCAGCATGGAGTTTGATTCGTGACGAAAATCCTTCGAAATCTACTATTTTAACGTACATGATGCCTAATTCAgtcaagaaataataaaaaaatatataaattattatctaagcCTATTGAGTAAGCGATACtcataaatagtaattttaactttaaaagagatAGTTAATTTGAAATCTCAGAGAGAcactcaaatattatttatttgtttggacAAATGTCAGTAAATTTTAGTTCAAACTTCTTAAAGACAAAGAGAATCTAAgcttatctaaaaataattgtataatttatttttgttatattagaaGTAATACCCAGACAATTTTAAACTTCATGTATTCTTATCACTTTAGTTAAAAACgcacataaacattttaatttgagcTGCAGTCTTCTGACCTTTAATATTAAGGTAACGCAATATCATTGCAGACGACCTCATTGATAagcaagtaaattaataaatctacatataaatagcagtataaaaatattatattgtacttttttacatttattgttgtaaatgtaaaatgaaaatgtaaaaagtattgtaaatgacgttttttattcaatgaacaatataaatatatatgttaatttacatGCTGATTGGTTCATTGGACATGCTGGTTGGAAACAGTATCGAAGTGTATCCATCcgcatgtatatatgtataaaaaataactgactAACTCACATACAAATCATCGCATAGCCCAAACTTCTGGTGCTAGCACTAAGAAAATTTGCATAGGGGTTTCTTTTACTCAGTAGGTTCGCACTAAGGCAAAGATCTTTGAAAATTCAACCCCTTAGTTATTGATAAAGagaatgaaagtttgtatgaaagtCTTTAATCTTTAAAGTAAGTTATGAAAATGAGTATCTAGCAGCTATAAAAGCGCGGTTCAAGCGCTAGTTTTTATGTATAAGATTAAATACTTACAGTCTTTGACGCTCTTGATTGGCCAGTCCTTGTATCGGTATCTCACATCTTCGAACTTATGCTTTCCATAGTGCAGGATGTACCTAATTGGCTCAGCGAGACCGTTTAGGTCGAAGTAATGTAATTTTCTTGCCATTTCGAACTTCACGATCTATTTCAATACATACAACGAAATGCACTGATATTTATACGTTTGCTTAATAACAAATCGTTATCGTCTATTTAGACTAGAGTAATTCTGTAACTATCACTAAATGTTGACGAattgtttaaatgttaaaaactgttttatatatattataatagatggcgctgattgATTTAATGAgcatttctgaatttcaaacaCAAAAGATTTAGTACTGAGtagtaaattgtatattttctaatGATTGATCAATCAGTGTGCCCAATGCAAGTTTTCTTGCTTATTCGACAGCGTTGACGTTAATTGCGATATGTATGGAATGCAAATagcgccgtctagtgacaataGTCAGAACTATTATTGGATATAAAGAACTATAATAATCATAGATACTAGGACACCCACCGTGTAGGAGTTCGTCCGCCAACTCGCACGCAAATGTTTGGAAGAGCGGACAATAGTGCGCGCGGGCACCTCCACGGCATAGCACCACTGACACCACCACCACcaaaattttagtataaagtGTATACCAAGTTGAGATTTATttcatgattaataataattacacacgTTTAAACAtggtttaattttacatttgtttgtttttaagttaACATTTGTTGCagcattatgtttttttttaatttgaatttatatgaatattcaaCGATTTAATGTAAATCGATTCATTATTGGTAACCAAAATGGTAAATGGGATAACATTCATCAGTACACTTCATTTTTTTCGTTGACATTTTATAATCGCGTCTGAAATTAAAAACGTCAATCaattatgtgaaataaatagcttaataatttatttacaatttattcgaCTGAAATCAACAAAAGTTGAAAGGTGGCTAGCTTTTATTGAAACGGTTTTTGTAGCGTAACTTTGATTTAAAGTCTGTTCAGATGGTTCAATGCGCTTTCGATTTAGCAGTTGATTGGCGCGTGAACCCGCTATTAgtgcatttatttttactttttttacgcCCAAGTGCAGTTTTGTTAAATATCaacataataatcatttttctgttattcttttttttatttattatgattagttaaacaaataaatgtcatcttctgtcaaatgtcaaatctgtgacaatgacagaaagagagtaATCAGTGTTTGATTAAAGAACgtacaaaaacatttataaataaatcaatgagCAAACGTACTAACTGTTTCAGTTTTATagcattatgtaatataatatttgttttctatGACCTAGTGATAAACTTACCaaaacaaatgataaataaaaattgtttattaacgAAATATATCTACTTATGTTATCAATGAATGtctagtttaatttaatattatcatttttctttttaattatttcacctTTACCCATTACCGCCCACTGTACacgtatgtattatatgtatatttttatttaattcccgAACGCAACTATAAATTATTGTGAAATCGAATGTCAATAGTAgctaataaatagaaaaaaatggcGGTAGACGCAAAAATAAAAGTCAATtcgtctattttattttatgttattatcaaCATATCTTTCACCGTTTTTTGTatcggaaaatatttttttttataatttcatttacattCACTCATCAGCAGCTCAAGGGTATACAGACGGTGTGGCAATGTGAATGTCTCGGGCATAATCCTGACCCTTGGGTTATTATACGTCACTCCTAAAAATAAGCGTCACATTTTCAgggtaaatattattgattcttGCATTCTTTTGTAGTActatcttgaaaaaaaaactgattcaaataaaaacaataataatattatgttattcatTTTTCACCCTTTTTGCATATAGATAGAATTTTAATCATGAATAAAAGAtagaaatttttattactttgttccagtttgaaaggtgagagaaccagcgtaattacaggcacaaggtacaaaagatcttagttcccaaggttggtggcgcattggcgatgtaagcgatggttagcatttcttacaatgccaatatctatgggcgttggtgaccacttaccatcaggtgacccatatgctcgttcacctacctattcaataaaaaaaactataatgaaactgtatgtaagtataatttaaCAGTCTAAAGCTTCTTTTCGATTTTCATGGAAAAATTGGAATTTATTCAAATACGACAgtactattctttaaaaaaaacacttaattcCTTATCCATGAAATGTTGATAACTGACTTATGgtcatatactattttgatgcataTTACACTTTACAAGCGATTTCTGCGGTATTTATTCTTACAAAAAAGCCCTACAGATTGTGGCGATTTTTTATACGTCACAACGTGCATGTTTCCTTACGATAATTTCCTTCAAGgctgagtacgagatgaatcataaacacaaattaagcacatgaaatttaatGGCGCTTGCCCTATTTTAAACCACATCTCTGTTCtcaataaaattcataatatgttGCGGTTGGTAGTTTTCTATACAGAGAGTTTTAAGACCGACAAATCGCTTTTAGAGACAAAGTTTTGATATGTCTGTTCCAGTTTTACCAACGTTTTCAAATACAATAACGTATTTTAGTTTCCTCTTATTTGACGCTATGACGTcatacacaatatataaacacatgGCCTTTATCTATCTCGATATTATAGGCTATTGTAATGTAAAAGTTTCAAAGTGAAACAAAATACAAGCATTTGCGTAAAGCCAACCACTCATAGACAAACTAtaccatttatttatgtactaacTGTTCTCATCCACTTATTTAAGCGTGAAACAAAATATCTTCAAGAATCAACAAAAAAGGATCGTGTTCACATATAAGAACCAAATTTATTCGAATCTGTTCAGCAATTTTGGTGTATTTCAGtatcaaacattaaaataaacaaatccacatttatatttataagaataagatatttttttttgtataaacagAAAATACTTATCACCGTGAACTTGATACATTTGTAAGACATTGAAAGTCACGGTTGAAGGTCGTGCTCTAGTATTGCCTTTAGTGAATAGCTTATGtctgatataaaatcaattccGGGTCAGACCAAAAAACTTTCTCAGTAGTAGCTTCATTCTGGAAGTTGGTCGTGCCTGAACTCTTACCAGTCACCGAGTGACTTTgccgtcccataggattatgagagtaagtagtacacttgtgtttgcgcatataCTATCATATATCAGCGTAAACTGCTGATCTTCCTTGAGAATGACTGCAAGCGATCAGAGAGacatatctaaaaataaagaCTTCATGTATATATCGGCGCAAGTAGATGGTTTAGCGAATTACGCAACGCGTTTGTAGAATGATTATTGTTTAGTTTTGAACAACGCAGACTAAGTTAGGGACTATCTGATTATGTTAAATacttttgtgattataattattggaTTCTAACAATTCAGATTTTGTTCATAGACATTGGATGTTGTAATAATTTCAACGTCATCGTTCTATATTTCAAAatagcttaattttttatataatatacgaaacGAAGCTGTTttgaaatgcaaataaaatcTATGTAAAGATACAAACGGAGTTTTGCCGCGAACTTGCACATTCTCTGTAATAAAGTGTTTCCTTAGGCGCAACAAACTACGGAACCGTAAATTACAAGAGGGTTACTCTTGTCGCCGCAACTTCTTGGATTGGTCGTAGTGATAACGAGCTATTTGCGATATTCTGTTAATTTTTGTTAGGAAAACAGACTTACAAATAACACtagacggtaagtggtcaccgtttACCAATAGATAACATTCATACACCATATCTTGCATCATCTTTAAATCCATACTAAAACTACGTCATCTATGATGTCATGACATCCCTTTAACTTATAAGTACACGCTCTCTCATTcaaattttgcttttaatatatttcttactataAATAAACTTCTGAAACATATTCAAGGAGACCTGACGCGGTTATAAATaaggttttgttttgttctaattgtaagtaaatacaaATCTATAAGGCTCCATTCCCTGCTAAGTGTATAAGACGCATACACTCCTGATGAGATGAAATATCAAATATCGCTTATAAAATATGGCGGGTAAACATATCTTTGAATTTCTTGTAGTTGTTTTTGTTCTTATATGTTATTatcttatatcaaatatattttgtcacaaTCCACTGTATAATTTGACAGTATTACACGTAGTGtacgtttatattataactttgttGCCATATCGCTTCAAATGAGGCCACACCCCGTTTTCTTTCACCACAGCCTTTAAGTGGTATCGTTGGAAAAGGATCTTGTTTATTTGCTAGTTCCCCAGTGGTCGCGGTTACGTAGCTAATACTAAGTAATTGGAAGTAGAAATAGTGACCTCGGCACCTGGACATAGTCGATAGTTACTTTGCGTCTGCACATTAATTTGGATAAACTTAATCATTGACTTGGAATAAGGACTATACTTTGGCTTTCCATTAAAAAGGTGTTATCTGTAATTTGATTTTAGTAGGTTTAAACATTGAGAGAATTGGTAGCTTGTGATGTAAACTACAGGGACAAAGTACATAACATCGTAGCTTTAGATGTAATATTGACTGTGCATCATATACGAAGCCATGATACAGTACGGGCAGTAATTTGCTGCTTTTTTTAGCAATGCaatttattttgcataatttttttaaaaattatatttaattaaataaaattaaatttatatatccctTATATCATTAAGAAACTAATATCGAACTCAACTCgtttatattttgctttttttatatatgtatttagactttaaataatgtaataaacttaaataatcttcgggattttattataaaaatgaatacctTTTCCCAGGAAGTACTTAGAATCGTTACAAAACAGGAAACATTGTAGGATGTTAGAAGTTTATCGTAAAGATAAAGTTTCTCGAGTATAAAATGACAACGTACGTACTTATACGCAacattgttgtaaataaaaacgcTACCAGTATTGttactttgttaaaaaatatcctgaagaaaattttaatcaatctATAGAATCATTTGAGACTTTAATTTGACAAATGGTTGAATGAAGTTAATTAGGacagggtgccaaccacgcttctGAGGTGGTCTCTTGGACAGCTAAATCGTGAGCTGGTCAAGGAGGCTGCCATCGTGCAGCGGTGGGTTTCCGCGGGATGGAGGGAGGGCGCTAGCGTCGAAGAGATGGCGGGCAGCATGCGCAGTGCTCTAAAGGaggtgtgcgatgcggccatgccgaggacccgaCAGAGGGTACCGCGCCGTCAGGTGTACTGGTGGTCGCTCGAAATAGCAGAGCTGCGGGCGACATGTAACCGGGCGCGGagggcttacgtccgttgtCGCAGGCGCAACGGCCTCGACACGGACTTGGAGGGACGGCTGTGGGCCGCTTATCGCCAGTtgaaaaaggagctgcagcAGGCGATAAGTTGTGCCAAGCAGAGAGCAAGGGAGGAGCTTCTGGTGGGCGTGAACAGGGACCCGTGGGGGCGCTCGTATCGTGGTGTGCGAGGGAAGTTCTGTACACACGGCTCTCCTGTTACGGAAACGCTACCGCCGGATCTTCTTCTGCGCCTGGTTGGGGAATTATTTCCTAACTCAGGCGAGCACGTCCCACCAAGTATGGCCCCTCTCTCCATGACAGATGTCAATATGGCTCCACCAAATATCAtggagcgagagatggagatggcccttgATCGACTGTGGGCCAGAacagcgccgggtccggacggggttccaggacgtgttctgcgtgacgccctggaGCACTTAGGagggaggcttcgggaactgttcGACGAGTGTCTTTCtagtgggcagtttccgaagctatggaaggaaggaaagttgatcctgttgccgaaggaggggcgCCCACTAAGCTCTTCCTCAGCATACAGGCCAATTGTGCTgttgaatgagacgggcaaactcttcgagaagattgtcgctgcccgtcttgttcAGCACCTCGAGGAGGTGGgaccgggtctttcagaggctcagttcggggtcagggcgggtcgatcaactatcgacgccctgaacACCCTGAAGACCCGGACCatggaggcggtggcccgaggggacgtggtcctggcggtatcgctggacgtggcgaacgccttcaatagtcttcctttcgggaCAATAAGGGAGGCGCTTCGATATcatggggtgccttcctatctcagaaggctgttgggggcatacctctaGGATCGGGTGGTCCTCTgagaggggggcgatgggcgacttgtACGGCGTagagtaggctgcggcgttccacaggggtcggttctcggcccaatcctgtggaacgtcggctttgactggctcctgcgggcacccgtccttcccgggatggggGTGCTGTGCTAAGCggacgacaccctcatcacaGCGACGGGACGTACTTTTCAGGAGGCAGCCCGCTTGGCTGAGGTCGGAGtgtcgctcacgatggatcgaatcaggatgctgggcttgagggtctctgtaacaaaaacggaggccctcctattccacggtcaaCGTCGAGGTCCCCCTCGAggagcgtctatcaccgtccagggaacggtgattaagatgcaggcccagatgaggtatttgggcctgattctggatggaagatggagctttgggcagcattttgtccaactcagcccgaagctcatcaacgccgcTGCCGCCTTGGGCCGCCTTCTACCCAACGTAGGAGGGCCCGAAACAccttgccggcgattatacgctggtgtggtgcgctccatggcgctgtacggtgcacccatctgggtggacgctctcactgcTCGTAACAGGGCTCTTCTTCGGAGACCacagtcatagcggtgagagcgatacgtggttaccgtacagtgtcatggacggcagcgatacttctcgcgagcgatccgccttgggaactccaggcagaggtgcttgcggaagtgtaccggttccgggtggaagcgaggtcgagtggcgaccgtccaggattggcggaggtggagcgagtcagggctctagcccagcgagccttgattcgcaggtgggaggaggacctggggtccccctcggcaggcctggcgacagtggaggcggtccgtccccacttgaatcgctgggtggaacggagtcacggcacactcacattcaggctgacgcaggtacttagcgggcacggttgcttcggtaggtatc encodes the following:
- the LOC126772871 gene encoding glutathione S-transferase-like codes for the protein MARKLHYFDLNGLAEPIRYILHYGKHKFEDVRYRYKDWPIKSVKDSLPYGQLPLYEEGDRTLNQSLAIARYLANTNNLLPSDPWEQAVLDSVVFNIYDFWQRVIAYIKEQDVAKKQAIKKEILTETIDYFFSRFEKDLKNNNGFFGGKLSWADFIFVGIVESTNLFLGEEIERKYPHAVALIQKIRNLPGVKEYVATRKPYVL